A window from Thermodesulfobacteriota bacterium encodes these proteins:
- a CDS encoding chordopoxvirus fusion protein, with translation MLLSVEVFEELEKLEPTLRSVLITIFKSIEKSIGEAVKKEDFTELKKEVNRLAELVRELAEAQKRTELKLSELAEAQKRTELTIGELAGAQKKTEIRLNELAEAQKKTEERLNELAEAQRKTEIRLNELAEAQKKTEERLNELAIALKRLTDEHQKTRENLGGLAHTVGYLLENEAYKYLPALLKKDLNVEVVGELIRDYVKISPEHYEEVNIIGKGRANGKELVIIGEVKTQLTKADVTKFLNKVNKLSKIFPVEKLLICVTHQVHPLVKNYAEEKGIKVYLSYQFK, from the coding sequence ATGCTATTAAGCGTCGAAGTGTTTGAAGAACTTGAAAAACTAGAACCTACGCTAAGATCCGTACTGATTACCATTTTCAAAAGCATAGAAAAAAGTATCGGCGAAGCTGTAAAAAAAGAGGATTTTACCGAACTAAAAAAAGAAGTAAACCGCCTAGCCGAACTTGTCAGAGAACTTGCCGAGGCACAAAAAAGAACGGAATTAAAATTAAGCGAACTCGCAGAGGCACAAAAAAGAACTGAGTTAACAATAGGTGAACTTGCCGGGGCTCAGAAAAAGACGGAAATTAGGTTAAATGAGCTGGCGGAGGCTCAGAAAAAGACTGAGGAAAGGTTAAATGAGCTGGCAGAGGCTCAAAGGAAGACGGAAATTAGGTTAAATGAGCTGGCGGAGGCTCAGAAAAAGACTGAGGAAAGGTTAAATGAGCTGGCGATTGCTTTAAAGAGGCTCACCGATGAACATCAAAAGACAAGGGAGAACCTCGGAGGTCTTGCCCATACGGTGGGATACCTCCTCGAGAATGAAGCATACAAGTATCTTCCCGCGCTTCTTAAGAAGGATTTAAATGTTGAGGTCGTTGGTGAGCTGATAAGAGACTATGTGAAGATATCACCCGAGCATTACGAGGAAGTGAACATAATCGGGAAAGGGAGAGCTAACGGAAAGGAACTCGTGATCATTGGGGAAGTAAAAACTCAGTTAACCAAGGCGGATGTAACTAAATTCCTGAATAAAGTAAACAAGCTTTCAAAAATCTTCCCAGTGGAAAAACTTCTCATCTGCGTCACCCACCAGGTGCACCCGCTCGTAAAAAACTATGCCGAAGAGAAGGGGATAAAGGTCTACCTAAGTTATCAGTTCAAGTGA
- a CDS encoding 4Fe-4S binding protein, which produces MRKVKRNIVEIDETLCDGCGLCVTSCEEGAIKIIDGKARLVSESLCDGFGACINICPKGALKIVLKEAEPFEEHGKEHVCEIQIANEGVLGNWPIQIRLIVPHSPQLRNQSLLIASDCVAYAYPDFHKRILDGKKLLIGCPKLDHAGTYVKKLKEIIESAGPKDITLAIMEIPCCRGFLSILKTAMDEASISMPIKLITVGRNGEILKEETLFLGRETEKEHL; this is translated from the coding sequence ATGAGAAAGGTAAAAAGAAACATAGTTGAGATCGACGAGACACTCTGTGATGGGTGCGGTCTATGTGTAACATCGTGCGAGGAGGGAGCTATAAAAATAATAGATGGGAAGGCGAGGCTCGTATCGGAAAGTTTATGTGACGGGTTTGGCGCTTGTATAAATATTTGTCCAAAGGGGGCATTAAAAATCGTTCTGAAAGAGGCAGAACCCTTTGAGGAACACGGCAAAGAGCATGTATGCGAAATCCAAATTGCCAACGAAGGCGTCTTAGGCAACTGGCCAATCCAGATAAGATTAATTGTTCCTCACTCACCGCAGTTGCGGAATCAAAGTCTCCTTATCGCCTCAGATTGTGTGGCCTACGCTTATCCCGACTTTCATAAAAGGATACTTGATGGAAAAAAACTCCTCATAGGATGTCCCAAGTTAGATCATGCGGGCACTTATGTCAAGAAGCTTAAAGAGATAATTGAGTCTGCTGGCCCCAAGGACATAACCCTTGCAATAATGGAAATCCCCTGTTGCAGGGGTTTTTTATCGATTTTGAAGACGGCAATGGATGAGGCAAGCATAAGTATGCCGATAAAGCTTATAACTGTCGGAAGAAACGGGGAAATCCTAAAGGAAGAGACTCTCTTCTTAGGGAGGGAGACTGAAAAAGAGCATCTTTGA
- a CDS encoding iron ABC transporter permease, which yields MLRTDFTGQFLDCRTRLSQYTKVIKVGAVILSPIITAIVAIFSGAYNVDYHLVIKVILDEIFSIYGLGDTPEKTIIMDIRMPRILLAGIVGCSLSSAGVCLQGIFRNPLVDPFILGISAGAALGCAITIGFFDFLPLQMMAFIFALIAVGLAYGISKTQEDVPRLALILSGVVVSAFFTALVSIIKFLVDPHRLQAIVFWLMGSFSLSDWRSVWIGSCGIVLGVLPAFLMRWRLNAMSMGDEEALALGVNVKRERFLFIALSTFATAVSTSLCGIIGWVGLMVPHLVRMLVGPDHRVLFPLSLCLGAAFMIGADTVSRSITGFDIPVGIVTALTGAPFFVYLMKRGREVTWGK from the coding sequence ATGTTACGGACGGATTTTACAGGGCAGTTTTTGGACTGCCGTACAAGATTATCTCAGTACACGAAAGTAATTAAGGTTGGAGCAGTCATTCTATCTCCAATCATTACTGCCATCGTGGCTATCTTTTCGGGAGCGTATAATGTCGATTATCATCTGGTGATAAAAGTAATTCTTGATGAGATCTTTTCGATCTATGGACTTGGCGATACTCCGGAAAAAACCATAATAATGGATATTAGAATGCCAAGGATTCTACTTGCGGGGATTGTGGGTTGTTCCCTCTCTTCCGCCGGTGTTTGCCTACAGGGTATATTCCGTAATCCGCTCGTAGATCCATTTATACTTGGAATATCGGCCGGAGCCGCACTTGGGTGTGCCATAACGATCGGGTTTTTTGATTTTCTACCTTTGCAGATGATGGCTTTTATTTTTGCTTTAATAGCTGTAGGGCTTGCTTATGGAATATCCAAAACCCAGGAGGATGTGCCGAGACTGGCGCTTATTCTTTCGGGTGTAGTTGTTTCTGCTTTTTTTACCGCGCTTGTATCAATCATTAAGTTCCTCGTGGACCCTCATAGGCTTCAAGCGATTGTTTTTTGGCTTATGGGAAGTTTCTCTCTGTCTGATTGGAGATCGGTATGGATTGGGTCTTGCGGCATCGTCCTCGGTGTTCTCCCTGCTTTCCTTATGAGATGGAGGTTAAACGCTATGAGCATGGGCGACGAAGAAGCTTTAGCTTTAGGTGTTAACGTAAAAAGGGAACGTTTTCTTTTTATTGCGTTATCCACATTCGCAACAGCAGTTTCTACTTCGCTATGTGGGATAATAGGATGGGTAGGGCTTATGGTTCCCCATCTCGTACGGATGCTCGTTGGACCAGACCACAGGGTGCTATTTCCACTTAGTCTCTGCCTCGGAGCCGCATTCATGATTGGAGCAGATACCGTGTCTCGGAGCATTACCGGTTTTGACATCCCCGTAGGAATAGTTACGGCTCTTACAGGCGCACCTTTCTTTGTTTACCTTATGAAGAGAGGACGTGAGGTGACTTGGGGAAAGTAA
- a CDS encoding ABC transporter ATP-binding protein, with amino-acid sequence MGKVTLRVEDVHFKHKKQGAEVLKGISFEAERGTVTAILGPNGSGKTTLLKCICGLWKCQKGSITFEGKNVDKLTVKERAKLFSFVFQDHYPTFPYSVLDVVLLGRTSYVGLFSVPKHKDFEIALQAIKMVGIEYLKDVPYTQISGGERQLSLVARALAQDAPCMLLDEPTSHLDFKNQIEILKRVRELALRQSLTVIMTLHDPNLALLLTDKTIVINSGVKIAEGPSKDVITPDVIRAVYGIEAKVVSVGEQRLVYPSI; translated from the coding sequence TTGGGGAAAGTAACGTTGAGAGTTGAAGATGTGCATTTCAAGCACAAAAAACAAGGCGCAGAGGTGCTCAAGGGGATAAGCTTTGAAGCAGAAAGGGGCACAGTTACAGCTATCCTTGGCCCAAATGGTTCTGGAAAGACTACTCTTTTAAAATGTATATGCGGTTTGTGGAAGTGCCAAAAAGGTAGCATAACCTTTGAGGGTAAAAACGTTGATAAACTCACAGTAAAGGAAAGGGCAAAGCTATTCTCTTTCGTATTTCAAGATCACTACCCCACATTTCCCTACAGTGTTCTAGACGTCGTTCTTTTGGGCAGAACTAGCTACGTGGGGCTCTTTTCTGTTCCTAAGCATAAGGATTTTGAGATAGCTTTACAGGCGATAAAAATGGTAGGGATAGAATATTTGAAGGACGTTCCTTACACACAAATCAGCGGAGGAGAACGTCAGCTATCCTTAGTTGCCAGGGCCCTGGCTCAGGATGCACCCTGTATGCTCCTTGATGAACCCACAAGCCACCTCGATTTTAAAAACCAAATTGAGATCTTAAAACGGGTAAGAGAGCTTGCCTTGAGACAAAGCTTAACCGTCATTATGACGCTTCATGATCCAAACCTTGCCCTTCTTCTTACAGACAAGACGATAGTGATAAATTCAGGCGTAAAGATAGCGGAAGGTCCTTCCAAAGATGTTATAACTCCAGATGTTATAAGAGCTGTTTACGGAATAGAGGCTAAAGTTGTCTCAGTTGGCGAACAAAGACTCGTATACCCTAGTATATAG
- a CDS encoding phosphoribosylaminoimidazolesuccinocarboxamide synthase: protein MSFNSAKKEKSKGGSVLVSKTDFPDIPLKTRGKVRDIYDFGDRLLIVATDRISAFDVVMPNPVPDKGKVLTQLSRFWFDFVKDIVPNHMISVDVEDFPDVCKKYRDVLEGRSMLVFKAKPIPVECIVRGYISGSAWEEYKKKKEVCGIKLPDGLVESSKLDEPIFTPTTKAEVGHDENLTFDEVRRMVGDELAKKIRDISIEVYKKAREYAEKRGIIIADTKMEFGLKDGELILIDELLTPDSSRFWPMDEYKPGGPQKSFDKQFLRDYLTSIGWNKTPPAPWLPDEIVEKTRIRYLEAYERLVGKKLV, encoded by the coding sequence GTGTCTTTCAATTCGGCGAAGAAAGAAAAGTCTAAGGGAGGTAGTGTGTTAGTATCAAAGACAGATTTTCCAGACATTCCATTGAAGACTAGGGGCAAGGTTCGGGACATATATGATTTCGGAGATAGACTTCTTATCGTTGCCACTGACAGAATATCCGCGTTCGATGTGGTTATGCCTAATCCCGTCCCTGATAAAGGAAAGGTGCTCACCCAGCTATCCAGGTTCTGGTTCGATTTCGTAAAAGACATCGTCCCAAACCACATGATCTCTGTGGATGTAGAGGACTTTCCGGATGTTTGCAAAAAATACAGGGACGTTTTAGAAGGTAGGTCTATGCTAGTTTTTAAGGCAAAGCCGATCCCTGTTGAATGCATTGTGAGGGGATACATATCCGGTTCAGCGTGGGAAGAATACAAAAAAAAGAAGGAAGTTTGCGGTATAAAACTTCCCGACGGTTTAGTAGAATCGTCTAAACTCGATGAACCGATCTTCACCCCAACGACCAAAGCAGAAGTCGGCCACGACGAGAATCTCACATTCGATGAGGTAAGAAGAATGGTTGGGGATGAATTGGCAAAAAAGATTCGGGACATATCAATTGAGGTATACAAAAAGGCAAGGGAATACGCCGAAAAGAGGGGAATAATAATAGCAGATACCAAGATGGAGTTTGGTCTCAAAGATGGAGAGCTTATCCTTATAGATGAGCTTTTAACCCCTGACTCTTCCCGGTTTTGGCCAATGGATGAGTATAAACCTGGAGGACCGCAAAAAAGCTTCGACAAGCAATTTTTGAGGGACTATCTGACTTCGATAGGATGGAATAAGACACCTCCCGCTCCTTGGCTCCCAGACGAGATAGTAGAAAAAACGAGAATTCGTTATCTTGAGGCTTACGAAAGATTAGTTGGAAAAAAATTAGTATGA
- a CDS encoding class I SAM-dependent methyltransferase, with translation MKGLTYGGIIIDLGSGAGIPSCFFLEERRDVQFVLFDLSIRMLKLATPFDKKVVGRAEELPFDDSTFDLVVCAFSFHHFSDQKKAMDEIRRVIRPKGKLYLLEIDPRSKLGSFIFRLESLIGSEVLPVFPDRIKKIAQELGFFVRIQSYGWRYSLVGDFRSYKIN, from the coding sequence GTGAAAGGCTTGACTTACGGGGGAATTATTATAGATCTTGGGTCTGGGGCTGGTATTCCGTCGTGTTTTTTTCTTGAAGAGAGAAGAGATGTCCAGTTTGTTCTATTCGATCTCTCCATAAGAATGCTAAAACTTGCTACCCCCTTTGATAAAAAGGTGGTGGGAAGAGCAGAAGAGCTTCCCTTTGACGATAGTACCTTCGACCTTGTCGTCTGTGCTTTTTCCTTTCACCATTTTTCTGACCAAAAAAAGGCAATGGACGAGATAAGAAGGGTCATAAGGCCAAAAGGAAAACTCTATCTTTTGGAGATCGATCCGCGAAGTAAGTTAGGAAGCTTTATTTTCCGGCTTGAAAGTCTCATTGGAAGTGAGGTTCTTCCCGTCTTTCCGGATAGAATCAAAAAAATCGCTCAAGAACTGGGTTTCTTTGTACGAATCCAGAGTTACGGATGGCGATACTCACTTGTAGGAGATTTTAGGTCTTACAAAATAAACTGA
- a CDS encoding ABC transporter substrate-binding protein encodes MVHRIDTKVLAFLFAALLLFSAPSSGKTVTVVDKLGRRVEVEVPVKRAIIVISYELIPALNIWDQVVGVSRWADEICSVYKAFYSLNPLLRKPVIGTGSDISVENVLKLRPDVLITWTVNENIISFIQSKGIKVIGIYPESLNELVSDIKMHGLLFGKEERSEEVVKIMNEFLSRISTRINKVPHPQRKKVVHLGSSPTRVSGGIGVTNEMLALAGGINVAGHIKQRSVDVSIEKLIEWNPDVIFIWGSARYDRESILTNPQWRSIKAVREGKVYKLPRWSTWSPRLAPNVLYIAVRIYPELFKDINFEDVTDGFYRAVFGLPYKIISVHESN; translated from the coding sequence ATGGTTCACAGAATTGACACTAAAGTTTTAGCTTTTCTTTTTGCGGCATTACTTTTATTTAGCGCTCCTTCCTCTGGCAAGACAGTAACAGTCGTCGATAAACTAGGAAGGAGAGTCGAGGTTGAAGTTCCGGTGAAAAGGGCGATAATTGTAATATCATACGAACTTATTCCAGCTCTTAACATTTGGGATCAGGTCGTAGGGGTGTCGCGCTGGGCGGATGAAATCTGTAGCGTCTATAAAGCCTTTTACAGTCTGAATCCCCTACTTAGGAAGCCAGTTATTGGCACGGGTTCAGATATAAGTGTGGAGAACGTCCTAAAACTTAGACCAGATGTTTTGATAACCTGGACGGTGAACGAAAATATCATAAGTTTTATCCAGAGCAAAGGAATTAAAGTCATAGGCATATATCCGGAAAGCCTAAACGAGCTGGTAAGCGATATAAAGATGCACGGGCTTCTATTTGGAAAAGAAGAGAGGAGTGAAGAAGTCGTAAAAATAATGAACGAGTTTTTGTCCCGAATTAGCACAAGGATCAATAAAGTACCGCATCCACAGCGAAAAAAGGTTGTGCATCTTGGAAGCAGTCCTACTAGGGTTTCTGGTGGAATAGGTGTAACAAATGAGATGTTGGCACTTGCTGGCGGAATAAACGTGGCAGGCCATATAAAGCAGAGGAGTGTGGATGTTTCTATTGAGAAACTGATTGAGTGGAATCCGGATGTAATATTTATCTGGGGATCAGCGCGCTACGATAGGGAATCGATTCTTACGAATCCCCAGTGGAGAAGCATAAAGGCCGTAAGAGAAGGTAAAGTTTATAAGCTTCCTAGATGGTCCACGTGGTCACCGAGACTTGCTCCCAATGTGCTTTACATTGCGGTAAGGATCTATCCAGAACTTTTTAAAGATATTAATTTTGAAGATGTTACGGACGGATTTTACAGGGCAGTTTTTGGACTGCCGTACAAGATTATCTCAGTACACGAAAGTAATTAA
- a CDS encoding AAA family ATPase: MIFPFTAIVDQEEMKLGLILNVIDPTIGGVLIMGEKGTAKSTAVRALADLLPHLDSIKGCPFGCAPEGPFCNYCAEKVKDGQSIEIEKKKMKVVELPLGVTEDRLVGTLDVEQAIKTGEKRFEPGILAEANRNFLYVDEVNLLEDHIVDLLLDSAAMGVNIVEREGISFSHPARFILVGTMNPEEGELRPQLLDRFGLCVVVNALREKHLRVEILKRKKSFDDDPHGFLSQWEKEQEALRQKISKAKNILGSVRVTEEAYNTVVEITSSLSLDGHRGDIVMLKASRALSAFEGKDEVTKEHIKKVAPFALRHRLKRLPFEDPVNVDSLLTILDKI, translated from the coding sequence ATGATCTTTCCTTTTACCGCAATAGTGGATCAGGAGGAGATGAAGCTCGGCCTAATCCTGAATGTTATTGACCCTACAATTGGAGGAGTCCTCATCATGGGGGAAAAAGGGACGGCAAAATCTACAGCTGTCCGTGCTCTTGCAGATTTGTTGCCCCATTTAGACTCTATAAAGGGATGTCCTTTCGGTTGTGCCCCGGAAGGGCCATTTTGCAACTATTGTGCTGAAAAAGTGAAAGATGGGCAGAGTATTGAGATAGAGAAGAAAAAAATGAAAGTAGTTGAACTTCCACTGGGTGTGACAGAAGACAGACTTGTCGGCACCCTGGATGTGGAACAGGCAATAAAAACAGGAGAAAAGAGGTTCGAACCCGGAATTTTGGCCGAAGCGAACAGAAATTTTCTTTACGTGGACGAGGTGAACCTCCTAGAAGACCACATTGTGGACCTGCTTTTGGATTCTGCGGCTATGGGAGTAAACATAGTAGAAAGGGAGGGTATCTCGTTTTCACACCCGGCACGATTCATCCTTGTTGGCACGATGAACCCGGAAGAGGGGGAACTACGACCACAGCTTCTTGATCGGTTCGGACTCTGCGTGGTGGTTAATGCCCTGAGAGAAAAACATTTAAGAGTAGAGATACTAAAAAGAAAAAAAAGTTTTGACGATGATCCACACGGCTTCCTTTCACAGTGGGAAAAAGAACAAGAAGCACTAAGGCAAAAGATATCAAAGGCCAAAAACATACTAGGTAGTGTCCGAGTAACCGAGGAAGCTTACAATACCGTGGTAGAGATCACATCTTCATTGAGCTTGGATGGACATAGGGGGGACATTGTTATGCTTAAGGCTTCCCGAGCCCTTTCTGCCTTTGAAGGAAAGGATGAAGTGACAAAAGAACACATAAAGAAGGTGGCACCTTTTGCCCTAAGACATAGGTTAAAAAGGTTACCCTTTGAGGATCCAGTAAATGTCGACTCGCTTCTTACCATCCTGGACAAAATCTAA
- a CDS encoding VWA domain-containing protein: MSTRFLPSWTKSKIGFFDFVGSESAKLGLILNAIDMRSGGILLLGKKGTGKSTLLSAFGELLGILGLNFAWLPLNVTEDSLLGSLDLEETVKKGKRIYQKGILSRINGGFLFVEDINLFPPYVLSLITETQSRGELIVEREGIEVREPCNFVICATMNPEEGEISPHIMDRFGMCAFLDGAKDKDRRKEILRTNLLDFHKKEDLFHLVKKINLSKDLLRNIKTLGDTVSYIADLVLSHNVEGHRADLFLLYAALAYAAYFGESELMPHHVDAVSELVLNHRSKKREDLRDEKPQTTQTHELQNERKKDRNSKGSEGTHPSGMEAQIRNGSSDKEEVFPVGERFAVRKFALRKDRIVRKAKGRRTDTRCYDKGGRYVKSSMQKKGEIAIDATIRAAAPFQKLRGRRDLLIIKEEDLRYKEKERKMRHFVIFLVDGSGSMGVERRMVVAKGAIFSLLADCYQKREKVSMIVFRNDKAEIVLPPTSSYEFAKKRLEQIPTGGKTPLSAGLTETVKLIKTSGYKEPEARFLVFILTDGKANVPLGNKPVVEELRDICLYMRYLPRTDYIVIDTEKRGSLLKFELAQKIAEWLGAKYYMLEEIRVQSILSSMHVGIRF; the protein is encoded by the coding sequence ATGTCGACTCGCTTCTTACCATCCTGGACAAAATCTAAAATAGGTTTTTTCGATTTTGTTGGATCTGAAAGCGCGAAGCTAGGCTTGATCTTAAACGCAATAGATATGCGATCAGGGGGGATTCTGCTTTTAGGGAAAAAAGGTACAGGAAAATCCACATTACTTTCAGCATTTGGTGAGCTTTTAGGTATTTTGGGTTTAAATTTTGCCTGGCTGCCCTTGAATGTAACAGAAGATTCACTTTTGGGTTCTCTTGACCTAGAAGAAACGGTAAAGAAAGGCAAAAGAATCTATCAAAAGGGCATACTTTCAAGAATCAATGGCGGTTTTCTTTTCGTGGAAGATATCAACCTTTTCCCGCCTTACGTACTTTCGCTCATTACCGAAACCCAGTCGAGAGGGGAACTCATCGTGGAAAGAGAAGGAATTGAGGTCAGGGAGCCATGTAATTTTGTTATCTGTGCTACTATGAATCCAGAAGAAGGGGAGATTTCGCCGCACATTATGGATCGATTCGGAATGTGCGCATTCCTCGATGGAGCAAAAGACAAGGACAGAAGAAAAGAGATTCTCAGAACAAATCTCCTTGATTTCCATAAGAAGGAAGACCTTTTTCACCTGGTTAAAAAGATAAATTTATCTAAGGATCTATTAAGGAACATCAAGACACTGGGGGATACAGTCTCATACATAGCCGATTTGGTTCTATCCCATAATGTGGAAGGGCACAGGGCAGACTTGTTTCTCCTTTATGCTGCCTTAGCTTATGCGGCCTACTTTGGCGAAAGCGAGCTTATGCCTCATCACGTGGATGCAGTAAGTGAGCTTGTTCTTAATCACAGATCCAAAAAGAGGGAAGATCTGCGAGATGAAAAACCTCAGACTACCCAAACCCATGAACTACAAAACGAGAGAAAGAAAGATAGAAATTCCAAAGGTTCAGAAGGGACGCATCCTTCTGGAATGGAAGCTCAAATTAGGAATGGATCTTCAGACAAAGAAGAAGTCTTTCCGGTTGGAGAAAGGTTTGCGGTTAGAAAATTTGCCTTGAGAAAGGACCGGATTGTAAGAAAGGCTAAAGGCAGAAGAACAGATACCAGATGTTACGACAAAGGGGGAAGATACGTAAAAAGCTCAATGCAGAAGAAAGGGGAGATAGCGATAGACGCTACAATACGAGCGGCGGCACCTTTTCAAAAATTAAGGGGGAGGAGAGATCTCCTTATAATCAAGGAAGAGGATTTACGATACAAGGAAAAAGAAAGAAAAATGCGCCATTTTGTGATATTTCTCGTAGACGGCTCAGGCTCAATGGGAGTTGAAAGAAGAATGGTTGTGGCCAAGGGAGCTATCTTTTCACTACTTGCAGACTGCTACCAAAAAAGGGAGAAGGTCTCGATGATAGTTTTTAGGAACGATAAGGCTGAGATCGTGCTACCGCCTACTTCTTCCTACGAGTTTGCAAAAAAAAGGTTGGAACAGATTCCAACAGGTGGAAAGACCCCTCTTTCCGCTGGTCTCACGGAGACCGTTAAACTCATAAAGACATCTGGATACAAAGAGCCTGAAGCTAGGTTTTTGGTTTTCATACTAACTGACGGAAAAGCGAATGTCCCATTGGGAAATAAACCCGTTGTGGAAGAACTCAGAGATATTTGTCTCTACATGCGTTATCTTCCACGCACTGACTACATAGTAATCGATACTGAAAAAAGAGGAAGTCTTTTAAAATTTGAATTAGCTCAAAAAATAGCCGAGTGGCTTGGCGCAAAGTACTATATGCTGGAAGAGATAAGAGTCCAGTCTATCTTAAGCTCTATGCATGTAGGTATTCGATTTTGA